ACCATAAGCAAGTCTCCAGGGCATCCATACTTCCCATTTATCACCTACTTTCATATGTTGTAATGCAGTTGAGAAACCATCAACAACCCCGTTCACACTGAAACTTCTGGGAACATCATTCTTTGAAGTAGTATCGAATACAACTTTGTTGATGATTACATTGCCTTTGTCATCATTGTATTTGTCAGGTTTTGTCCAATCAGATTTATACCAACCAGTGTAACGTACTTTTACTACATCTGTAAATATGGGTGAGACCTCACCTTCACCAGACTCAATCACCTTATACATTATAAATCCAATACCTGAAGTGGAGTTAATCTTAGAGTATTCAGAGTTAGAAGATATTTTAGAGAACTGAGCTTCGTTATCGAGTTTCCACTTTTCATCAAATGTTTCTTCTTCATTGCATGAAGAAAACAAAATGAATGCAAAAAGGCTGAGGAGTAATGATAGTTTTAGTTTCATTGTTGTGGTTTTATAATCTTTATACTGAAAGTTTTTTCAATAGATTTTTCAAATCAGTCTTTTGTGCAATAATGTTTTGAAGAGAGTCGATAGCAACCCTTTCCTGCTCCATTGAGTCGCGGTAACGCACAGTAACAGTGTTATCCTCCAGTGTCTGATGGTCGATAGTTGCACAGAATGGTGTGCCTATTGCATCATGACGGCGGTAACGTTTACCAATACTGTCTTTTTCGTCGTACTGACAAGAGAAACTGAATTTAAGATCATCCATAATTTCACGAGCTTTCTCAGGCAGTCCATCCTTTCTTACTAATGGCAAAATTGCCAGCTTCACAGGAGCTAACTCAGCAGGAAATTTCATCATTACACGAGTTTCACCATTTTCAAGTGTCTCTTCGCAATATGAACCTGCTAGAATAGAAAGGAACATACGGTCGACACCGATTGATGTTTCAACCACATATGGAGTGTATGATTTATTAAGTTCAGGATCGAAGTATTGCATTTTTTTGCCTGAGAATTTCTCATGTTGACTAAGGTCGAAGTCTGTACGTGAGTGAATTCCTTCTACTTCTTTGAAGCCAAACGGCATTTCGAACTCAATATCTGTAGCCGCATTGGCGTAGTGTGCAAGCTTATCATGATCATGAAAGCGATATTTATCAGCACCAAATCCAAGTGCCTGATGCCATTCCATTCTTAATTTCTTCCAATGTTCGAACCATTTTAATTCTTCTCCCGGAACAACAAAGAACTGCATCTCCATCTGTTCGAATTCACGCATACGGAAGATGAACTGACGTGCTACTATCTCGTTGCGGAAGGCTTTTCCAATCTGTGCAATACCAAATGGAACCTTCATACGACCTGTTTTCTGAACGTTAAGGAAGTTAACAAAGATACCCTGGGCAGATTCGGGTCGAAGGTAAACCTTCATTGCACCATCAGAGGTTGCTCCCATTTCTGTA
This window of the Lascolabacillus massiliensis genome carries:
- a CDS encoding glycine--tRNA ligase, whose product is MALQEEVFKKIISHSKEYGFVFPSSEIYDGLSAVYDYGQNGVELKNNLKKYWWDSMVLLHENVVGIDSAIFMHPTIWKASGHVDAFNDPLIDNKDSKKRYRADVLIEDHLAKLDDKIEKEVQKAAKRFGDSFDEQMFRETNPRVLENRQKRDEVHSRFAKALNDNNLEDLRQIILDCEIACPISGTRNWTEVRQFNLMFSTEMGATSDGAMKVYLRPESAQGIFVNFLNVQKTGRMKVPFGIAQIGKAFRNEIVARQFIFRMREFEQMEMQFFVVPGEELKWFEHWKKLRMEWHQALGFGADKYRFHDHDKLAHYANAATDIEFEMPFGFKEVEGIHSRTDFDLSQHEKFSGKKMQYFDPELNKSYTPYVVETSIGVDRMFLSILAGSYCEETLENGETRVMMKFPAELAPVKLAILPLVRKDGLPEKAREIMDDLKFSFSCQYDEKDSIGKRYRRHDAIGTPFCATIDHQTLEDNTVTVRYRDSMEQERVAIDSLQNIIAQKTDLKNLLKKLSV
- a CDS encoding FKBP-type peptidyl-prolyl cis-trans isomerase, translated to MKLKLSLLLSLFAFILFSSCNEEETFDEKWKLDNEAQFSKISSNSEYSKINSTSGIGFIMYKVIESGEGEVSPIFTDVVKVRYTGWYKSDWTKPDKYNDDKGNVIINKVVFDTTSKNDVPRSFSVNGVVDGFSTALQHMKVGDKWEVWMPWRLAYGVTGKGNIPGYTTLVFEIELVEIVE